The following are encoded in a window of Syntrophales bacterium genomic DNA:
- a CDS encoding ATP-binding protein, with amino-acid sequence MIKRPSSVEQLSNALRRSPVTALLGPRQCGKTTLARLFGQNRIAAYFDLESRPDQTRLQNPELALSSLKGTVILDEIQSMPELFNVLRVLVDRPKNQARFFILGSASPELMKKASETLAGRVEFVELTGFTLAEIKPKDERKLWLRGGFPRSFLASSDTDSASWREGFIRTFLERDIPQLGISIPAAAMRRFWTMLAHYHGQIWNASELGRAMGFSDKTMRGYLDILSGTFMIRQLMPWHENLSKRQVKAPKIYFRDSGILHQLLSFTDFQALSGHPRVGASWEGFALEQTLNIIETRQIYFWSTYSGAELDLFFLHDGRRYGVEFKYSEAPVATKSIHSALETLNLEHLWIVYPGNTQYPVHEKITVLPLQNIGGLKFSK; translated from the coding sequence ATGATTAAACGGCCATCCTCTGTTGAACAACTGTCCAATGCCTTGCGGCGCTCGCCGGTGACAGCCCTGCTGGGGCCGCGGCAATGCGGCAAAACCACGCTGGCGCGACTGTTTGGTCAAAACCGGATTGCGGCCTATTTCGATCTCGAATCCCGGCCTGACCAGACGCGGCTGCAAAATCCCGAGCTTGCCCTGAGCAGCCTGAAAGGCACGGTCATTCTCGATGAAATACAGAGCATGCCGGAACTCTTCAATGTTTTAAGGGTGCTCGTTGACCGGCCGAAAAATCAGGCCCGTTTTTTCATTTTAGGCAGCGCATCGCCGGAACTGATGAAGAAAGCTTCGGAAACGCTTGCCGGACGTGTTGAATTTGTTGAATTGACTGGATTTACGCTTGCGGAGATCAAACCAAAAGACGAGCGGAAACTCTGGCTGCGGGGCGGATTCCCCCGTTCTTTTCTTGCGTCTTCCGACACGGACAGCGCGTCCTGGCGGGAGGGATTCATCCGGACTTTTCTGGAGCGCGATATTCCCCAGCTTGGCATTTCCATTCCGGCCGCCGCCATGAGGCGTTTCTGGACCATGCTGGCTCACTACCATGGACAGATCTGGAATGCTTCAGAACTGGGGCGGGCCATGGGATTTTCCGACAAGACCATGCGTGGCTATCTCGACATTCTTTCGGGAACCTTCATGATTCGCCAGTTGATGCCCTGGCACGAGAATCTGAGCAAACGCCAGGTGAAGGCGCCCAAAATCTACTTTCGCGATTCGGGTATTCTCCATCAATTACTAAGCTTTACTGATTTTCAGGCGTTGAGCGGCCACCCGCGCGTCGGGGCGTCGTGGGAAGGTTTTGCCCTGGAACAAACGCTCAACATCATCGAAACGCGGCAGATTTATTTCTGGTCAACATACAGCGGTGCGGAGCTTGATCTGTTTTTCCTCCATGATGGGAGGCGCTATGGCGTGGAATTTAAGTATAGCGAAGCTCCCGTCGCGACAAAATCAATACATTCGGCTCTGGAAACATTGAATCTGGAGCATTTATGGATTGTTTACCCCGGCAATACACAGTATCCGGTTCATGAAAAAATTACGGTCCTTCCACTACAAAATATTGGCGGCTTGAAGTTTTCTAAATGA
- a CDS encoding ABC transporter ATP-binding protein yields MLKIVALSKSFDGFMAVSKVNLEVKKGEIVAVIGPNGAGKTTLFNLISGVLKPDGGKVIFKGENIAGLPPHAICKKGLSRSFQIVNVFERLTVFENVQISLMAREKMNWNLVTPSSRVLIAETLKILENVGLAEKMDNVCGLLSHGDRKVLEIAVALGVNPEFLILDEPTAGMAPEETGRCIDLIKGLSDNLGLTILFCEHDMALVFAIANRIMVMARGATLVQGSCEEVRCNQAVQDAYLGGSDVC; encoded by the coding sequence TTGTTAAAAATAGTGGCGCTGTCGAAATCCTTTGATGGATTCATGGCGGTAAGCAAGGTAAATCTTGAAGTGAAAAAGGGGGAAATCGTCGCCGTGATCGGCCCTAATGGCGCAGGCAAGACGACCCTCTTTAATCTCATCTCCGGTGTTTTAAAACCCGATGGCGGCAAGGTGATTTTCAAGGGAGAGAACATTGCCGGACTGCCCCCGCACGCAATCTGCAAAAAGGGGCTTTCCCGTTCCTTCCAGATTGTGAATGTATTTGAAAGGCTTACCGTCTTTGAAAATGTGCAGATTTCCCTGATGGCCAGGGAGAAGATGAACTGGAATCTCGTTACCCCTTCCTCACGGGTTTTAATAGCGGAAACCTTGAAGATCCTGGAGAACGTCGGGCTTGCCGAAAAGATGGACAATGTCTGCGGCCTCCTTTCTCACGGCGATCGCAAGGTGCTGGAGATCGCGGTTGCCCTGGGGGTTAATCCGGAGTTTCTGATTCTCGATGAACCGACGGCAGGCATGGCCCCCGAAGAAACCGGCCGCTGCATTGATTTAATCAAAGGGCTCTCCGATAATCTCGGTTTAACGATCCTTTTCTGCGAGCATGATATGGCGCTGGTCTTTGCGATCGCCAATCGCATCATGGTCATGGCGAGGGGCGCGACGCTCGTTCAGGGCAGTTGCGAGGAAGTCAGATGCAATCAGGCGGTTCAGGATGCCTATCTCGGCGGGAGTGACGTATGCTGA
- a CDS encoding branched-chain amino acid ABC transporter permease translates to MDKGLSGRAWGLGIAAVAILFILPAFLPRFYIYLISLIFVYGLLATSLNVVLGYGGVFQFHHCVFYGLGAYATALFLTKTGAPFVVSFIAGGVAAAVLSFLMGIITVRLSKLYFGMLQISLGSLVWAIVYRWYAFTGGDDGIHGISIPDIISSQKGAYYFTLSVTLISLFIIYKIIKSPFGSVLQGIRDNPVRSGMVGINVKRHILVALMIAGFFGGVAGSLFVVVDKTVFPDMLFWTLSLEVLIMCLIGGWFNFFGPMLGAAIVIALRTFVSGYTVYWALVYGVVMIFVIFFLPDGVLGYLQEKLKPAKGKAVAKEG, encoded by the coding sequence ATGGATAAAGGCCTTTCGGGAAGGGCTTGGGGATTGGGGATCGCCGCCGTGGCTATCCTTTTTATTCTGCCCGCTTTTCTTCCCAGATTTTATATCTATTTGATCTCGCTCATATTTGTTTATGGGCTTTTAGCCACCAGTCTGAACGTTGTTTTGGGATACGGCGGCGTTTTCCAATTTCATCATTGCGTCTTTTATGGGCTGGGCGCTTACGCAACAGCGCTGTTTCTGACCAAGACAGGGGCGCCTTTTGTCGTCAGTTTTATTGCCGGAGGGGTTGCCGCCGCTGTCCTCAGTTTCCTCATGGGGATTATTACCGTAAGACTTTCGAAACTTTATTTCGGGATGCTGCAGATTTCCCTCGGCTCTCTTGTCTGGGCCATTGTCTATCGCTGGTACGCCTTTACCGGCGGGGACGACGGCATCCACGGGATCTCTATTCCGGATATTATCTCCTCCCAGAAGGGCGCTTACTATTTCACGCTAAGCGTAACGTTAATCAGCCTCTTTATCATCTACAAGATCATCAAATCGCCCTTCGGGAGCGTTCTGCAGGGCATCCGGGACAACCCCGTGCGCAGCGGGATGGTCGGGATAAATGTGAAAAGGCATATCCTTGTCGCCCTGATGATTGCCGGATTTTTCGGGGGCGTTGCGGGGTCTCTGTTTGTGGTTGTGGATAAAACGGTCTTCCCGGACATGCTTTTCTGGACGCTGTCCCTGGAGGTGCTGATCATGTGTCTCATCGGGGGGTGGTTTAACTTCTTTGGTCCCATGCTGGGCGCCGCGATCGTTATTGCTCTGAGAACCTTCGTCAGCGGTTACACCGTGTACTGGGCGCTTGTTTATGGGGTTGTCATGATCTTTGTGATATTTTTTCTTCCCGATGGGGTGCTGGGGTATCTCCAGGAGAAGCTCAAACCGGCAAAAGGCAAAGCTGTTGCAAAAGAGGGGTGA
- a CDS encoding DUF3309 domain-containing protein, whose translation MRTILIVILILALVGVIPTWPHSKNWGYYPSGGIGLVLLIVLIMLLMGRI comes from the coding sequence ATGAGGACGATACTGATCGTTATTCTTATACTCGCCTTAGTCGGCGTAATACCCACCTGGCCCCACAGTAAAAACTGGGGATACTATCCCAGCGGTGGAATCGGATTGGTTCTTCTGATTGTGCTCATCATGCTGCTGATGGGACGGATCTGA
- a CDS encoding MGMT family protein, which yields MEMSSFFYSLVHTEFGEAVVIGKQTGDRVAACRIMLPQQGLKAAEIVEAEFPGAVFVPDACGQICRNISYFFQGKQVVFDPADIDAGCVQGFTRRVLTMAAEIPRGRVMTYGGLATAIGVPGGARAVGNALAGNLFPLIFPCHRVIKMNRTLGGFGGGVKLKRALLELEGVSFDRRGRVKPSHILDRGLCSPA from the coding sequence ATGGAAATGAGTTCGTTTTTCTATAGTCTTGTTCACACGGAATTCGGCGAAGCGGTCGTTATCGGAAAGCAGACTGGGGATCGCGTTGCGGCCTGTCGGATTATGTTGCCGCAGCAGGGTCTGAAAGCGGCGGAAATTGTCGAGGCCGAGTTTCCCGGTGCGGTTTTCGTGCCGGATGCATGCGGTCAAATATGCAGGAATATTAGCTACTTTTTTCAGGGTAAGCAGGTAGTTTTTGACCCTGCCGATATTGATGCCGGGTGCGTGCAGGGTTTTACGAGGCGCGTCCTGACTATGGCGGCGGAGATCCCCCGAGGCCGCGTCATGACCTACGGGGGGTTGGCGACCGCCATTGGCGTGCCTGGCGGGGCCCGGGCCGTTGGCAACGCGCTGGCGGGGAACCTATTTCCACTTATTTTCCCCTGTCACCGGGTGATAAAGATGAACAGAACCCTGGGCGGTTTCGGAGGCGGTGTAAAGCTGAAGAGGGCGCTTCTGGAATTGGAAGGGGTTTCTTTTGATCGGCGCGGAAGGGTTAAGCCGAGCCATATTCTGGACAGGGGGCTTTGCTCCCCGGCGTAA
- a CDS encoding branched-chain amino acid ABC transporter permease encodes MDAAWVLFSEKVLSQILVGLSRTTILFIVASGMSLILGVLRIPNVAHGSLYMIGAFLAYSVSRLFGGGSQGFWMALLLAPLGVAVLSFIAERALFQHLYKREHLMLLLLTFALSLIFGDLTKLVWGAEYKSVPVPQIFQGFVTIIAGFPLPLYNLFLLAVGPVVAVLLWLFVNKTKIGKISRAAAVDREMVSAVGINVSLVFAVVFVVGCFLAGLGGVLVAPTVSVTLGMDHTLIMEAFLIVIMGGLGNIWGALIGALIFGLSQSLGILIWPQFGIIFPYLAVVIVLMIKPTGLLKSTW; translated from the coding sequence GTGGACGCTGCCTGGGTGTTGTTTTCGGAGAAGGTTCTCAGCCAGATTCTGGTTGGTTTAAGCAGGACTACGATACTTTTCATCGTCGCTTCGGGGATGTCCCTGATTCTGGGGGTGCTGAGGATCCCGAATGTGGCCCACGGCTCCCTTTATATGATCGGCGCTTTTTTGGCCTACAGCGTCTCCCGTCTTTTCGGGGGAGGCTCCCAGGGGTTCTGGATGGCTTTACTTTTGGCCCCTCTCGGCGTAGCCGTATTGAGTTTTATTGCCGAGAGGGCGCTTTTTCAGCACCTCTATAAACGCGAACACCTGATGTTACTCTTGCTTACCTTTGCGCTGAGCCTGATTTTCGGCGATCTGACCAAACTTGTCTGGGGGGCCGAGTACAAATCGGTGCCGGTGCCCCAAATTTTTCAGGGTTTTGTGACGATTATTGCCGGGTTTCCGCTTCCCCTTTACAACCTGTTTTTGCTGGCTGTCGGCCCTGTCGTGGCTGTTTTGCTCTGGCTTTTTGTAAACAAGACAAAGATAGGCAAGATATCGCGGGCAGCGGCGGTGGACCGGGAGATGGTGAGCGCGGTGGGAATAAACGTGAGTCTGGTCTTTGCCGTTGTCTTTGTTGTCGGCTGCTTCCTTGCAGGGTTGGGCGGGGTGCTTGTCGCCCCGACGGTGAGCGTTACCCTCGGGATGGATCACACCCTCATCATGGAGGCATTTTTGATTGTCATTATGGGGGGGCTGGGAAACATCTGGGGCGCGCTGATCGGGGCACTGATTTTCGGACTTTCCCAGTCGCTGGGGATTCTGATCTGGCCCCAATTCGGGATCATCTTTCCGTATCTTGCCGTTGTCATAGTTCTGATGATAAAGCCCACCGGGCTTTTAAAATCGACGTGGTAA
- the rpsA gene encoding 30S ribosomal protein S1 has protein sequence MAETEQTNWENEGGEKSFAELFNESGAIQGRFEPGERVEAVVVKITPEWVFIDIGGKNEGYLDIKEFLDADGNVAIKEGETVRAYFLYSKNNEKLFSTKIGKGDAGRAFLEDAAKSGMPVEGLVEKEVKGGFDVRIAGDVRAFCPFSQTGLFRVDTPADLVGQRLSFRIIEYAENGRNIIVSRRALLEEERAKNKDLLKESLREGALVSGTVVSLQKYGAFVDIGGVQALLPISEIAWGHVDDIAEKLSVGQQIEAAILKMDWDNDKISLSLKSILPDPWERAEVEFPIGMTTTGVVARLTKFGAFVTLAPGVDGLIHISRIGRGKRISHPSEVLKEGQRLEVKVEKIDREAKRISLVPADEAVESSGDDKKEEPDDFRKYMVKDSGRLGSLGDLLQKKLGAKKGA, from the coding sequence ATGGCGGAGACTGAACAGACTAATTGGGAAAACGAGGGCGGAGAGAAGAGTTTTGCCGAACTTTTCAATGAAAGCGGCGCAATCCAGGGGCGTTTCGAGCCGGGGGAGCGTGTCGAGGCGGTTGTTGTAAAGATAACCCCGGAATGGGTTTTTATCGACATCGGCGGTAAAAACGAAGGATATCTGGATATCAAGGAATTTCTTGACGCCGACGGGAATGTCGCGATCAAGGAAGGCGAGACCGTTCGGGCCTACTTCCTCTATTCCAAAAATAATGAGAAACTCTTCTCAACAAAGATAGGGAAGGGCGATGCGGGGCGGGCCTTTCTCGAGGATGCGGCGAAAAGCGGCATGCCCGTGGAGGGCCTGGTCGAAAAAGAGGTCAAGGGCGGTTTTGATGTCCGCATTGCCGGGGACGTTCGGGCTTTTTGCCCCTTCTCCCAGACGGGGCTTTTCCGCGTTGACACGCCTGCCGATCTTGTCGGTCAGCGTCTTAGTTTCCGGATCATCGAATATGCAGAAAACGGCCGGAATATCATTGTTTCCCGTCGGGCGCTGCTCGAAGAGGAGCGGGCAAAAAACAAGGACCTCCTGAAGGAGTCGCTCCGCGAGGGGGCTCTGGTAAGTGGGACGGTGGTTTCGCTCCAGAAATACGGGGCCTTTGTCGATATCGGCGGCGTGCAGGCGCTGCTCCCCATCTCCGAGATTGCCTGGGGGCATGTCGATGACATAGCGGAAAAGCTCTCCGTCGGCCAGCAGATCGAGGCGGCGATATTGAAGATGGATTGGGATAACGACAAGATTTCCCTCAGCCTCAAGTCGATACTGCCCGATCCGTGGGAGCGGGCGGAGGTTGAATTCCCGATTGGGATGACCACGACCGGAGTAGTGGCGCGCCTTACCAAGTTCGGGGCATTCGTAACCCTGGCCCCCGGCGTGGATGGTCTGATTCATATCTCCCGGATAGGGCGCGGAAAGCGGATCAGCCACCCTTCCGAGGTATTGAAAGAGGGGCAGCGCCTTGAGGTGAAGGTGGAGAAGATCGATCGGGAGGCCAAGCGGATATCCCTTGTTCCCGCCGACGAGGCTGTTGAGAGCAGCGGCGATGACAAGAAGGAAGAACCGGATGATTTCCGAAAGTATATGGTCAAGGACTCCGGTCGCTTAGGCTCACTTGGCGACCTGCTTCAGAAAAAACTGGGCGCAAAAAAGGGCGCCTGA
- a CDS encoding ABC transporter substrate-binding protein, with amino-acid sequence MKKSLLLVFGLFLVGGLFLPVTSHAAQTLKVGIVDTYTGPATAFTLDVLDGFKLAADKINAKGGVLGRKIEYLTRDDKFKPDIGLNMAKELVMKEEVDVLMGTINSATALAISDFAKAEKVPFFVTFSKSDKINMEKGHRYVFMMSEHSEMAGRAAAEALAKKPYTKYWIAGDDYEYGHSIANGVWKHLQKLNPKVKLVGETWWKVGEADFTPYITQIIAAKPDFVIVATGGSGMVNFQKAAKATGFSKSMPFYQHTAIETSTLAAQGKNAPEGVFGTANYLFYYPNTAENKAFVDEFQKAYKRYPKVGALYGYLTANFIAEGFKKAGKIDKEKFIDSVEGMSIASPVGKIAIRACDHQLELPMYFGVTKLDPKYDFLTAGNIQVVPANDYMPTCDEVKASRK; translated from the coding sequence ATGAAGAAAAGTTTACTGCTTGTTTTTGGATTGTTTTTAGTGGGAGGGCTTTTTCTGCCCGTTACATCACACGCGGCTCAGACGTTGAAGGTGGGCATTGTTGACACCTATACAGGTCCGGCAACGGCTTTTACGCTGGATGTCCTCGACGGGTTTAAACTGGCCGCGGACAAGATCAACGCCAAAGGCGGGGTGCTGGGAAGAAAGATCGAATACCTGACCAGGGATGACAAGTTCAAGCCCGATATCGGGTTGAACATGGCGAAGGAGCTGGTGATGAAGGAAGAGGTGGATGTGCTGATGGGGACGATCAACAGCGCCACAGCTCTTGCCATTTCCGATTTTGCAAAAGCTGAGAAGGTTCCCTTTTTCGTCACTTTTTCCAAAAGCGATAAAATCAATATGGAGAAGGGCCATCGTTACGTCTTCATGATGAGCGAACATAGTGAAATGGCGGGCAGAGCGGCGGCGGAGGCTCTTGCCAAAAAACCCTATACAAAATACTGGATTGCCGGCGATGACTATGAGTACGGTCATTCCATCGCCAACGGCGTCTGGAAGCACCTGCAAAAGTTGAACCCTAAGGTCAAGCTGGTTGGCGAGACCTGGTGGAAGGTGGGCGAGGCGGATTTCACACCTTACATCACGCAGATTATCGCCGCGAAGCCGGATTTTGTCATTGTTGCGACGGGCGGTTCCGGAATGGTAAATTTCCAGAAGGCGGCAAAGGCAACCGGGTTCAGCAAGAGTATGCCGTTTTATCAGCACACGGCCATTGAGACTTCAACCCTTGCGGCGCAGGGAAAGAACGCCCCCGAGGGCGTCTTCGGAACGGCTAATTACCTCTTTTATTATCCGAATACCGCGGAAAACAAGGCTTTCGTGGATGAGTTCCAGAAGGCGTACAAAAGATATCCCAAGGTCGGCGCCCTGTATGGCTATCTGACGGCCAATTTCATCGCGGAAGGGTTTAAAAAGGCAGGCAAGATAGATAAGGAAAAGTTCATCGACAGCGTGGAAGGCATGTCGATTGCCAGCCCCGTGGGGAAGATTGCCATCAGAGCCTGTGATCATCAGTTGGAGCTGCCCATGTATTTCGGCGTGACCAAGCTTGATCCCAAATACGATTTTCTGACAGCGGGCAATATCCAGGTGGTTCCGGCAAATGATTATATGCCGACCTGTGATGAAGTAAAAGCCTCGAGAAAATAG
- the uvrC gene encoding excinuclease ABC subunit UvrC, whose protein sequence is MLTIVDLELKVKNAPRSPGVYLMKDERGGVIYVGKARDLRMRIRAYFLQTDSRAMIPFLVSRIRDIEFILTQTEKEALILENNLIKEHRPRYNVNFRDDKSYYNIRIDPSEEFPRFQLVRRSKKDGARYFGPYPSGGAARETIRFLQSILPLRSCRDRELKMRRRPCLEYEIGRCSAPCLGLIDREEYLCLVKDGIAFLEGRAKSLLGDLRVRMNNLAEGLRFEEAAVLRDRIAALKETLEKQRIVSMAGRNRDVFGLCREDDLTQVVLLFVREGRMTGRMTFPLIRLRAETGEMFSSLLMQYYDGVVDIPDEIVAPVALEDGVLLAEWLSEKKGKAVAVVFPQRGEVLALLRIAQRNAESALKTSRLADDSPEEALRILQEKLSLGSIPRHIECFDISNISGQYAVGSLVAFTDGVPDKGNYRRFRIRTVSGADDFAMMYEVLSRRYQKKERLPDLIVVDGGKGQLGVAVAAMKDLQIEGVELIGLAKEREEGYSRSFRYEKTAAPPAEDEDLSAGSGAAGGKNDQGRGRSFTPAPVKDTPGKSEDRVFLPGRKDPVYLSRWPSAFFLLQRIRDEAHRFAITYHRKIRQKGDLQSLLDQIPGIGPARKKALLVYFGDLGKIRQASMEDLIRVKGIGEDVARKILAALAGTRENVA, encoded by the coding sequence ATGCTGACAATCGTCGATCTGGAGTTAAAGGTAAAAAATGCCCCCCGCTCTCCGGGCGTCTATCTCATGAAGGATGAGAGGGGGGGGGTGATATATGTCGGGAAGGCCCGCGACCTGCGGATGCGGATCCGGGCCTATTTCTTGCAGACCGACTCGCGGGCGATGATCCCGTTTCTGGTATCCCGGATCAGGGATATCGAATTCATCCTTACCCAAACGGAAAAAGAGGCTCTTATCCTTGAGAATAATTTAATCAAGGAGCACCGCCCTCGCTATAACGTCAATTTTCGTGACGACAAGTCGTATTACAATATACGGATCGATCCGTCTGAAGAGTTTCCCCGCTTTCAATTAGTGCGCCGTTCCAAAAAAGACGGCGCCCGTTATTTCGGACCCTATCCCTCCGGCGGCGCAGCACGGGAGACGATCCGTTTTTTGCAGTCGATTCTGCCTCTGCGGAGCTGCCGGGATCGGGAGCTGAAGATGCGCCGCCGCCCCTGTCTCGAATACGAGATCGGCCGATGCAGCGCTCCCTGCTTGGGTCTTATCGACCGTGAGGAATACCTTTGCCTGGTGAAAGACGGCATTGCCTTTCTCGAAGGTCGGGCGAAATCCCTGTTGGGCGATCTGCGTGTCCGGATGAACAACCTGGCGGAGGGACTTCGTTTTGAGGAAGCGGCGGTTCTGCGGGATCGGATCGCGGCGCTCAAGGAAACCCTCGAAAAACAGCGGATAGTTTCTATGGCGGGTCGCAACAGGGATGTATTTGGTCTCTGCCGGGAGGATGATTTGACGCAGGTCGTCCTGCTCTTCGTCCGGGAGGGAAGGATGACCGGCCGGATGACATTCCCACTGATACGCCTTCGCGCCGAGACCGGCGAGATGTTTTCCTCATTGCTGATGCAGTACTATGACGGCGTCGTCGATATTCCTGATGAGATAGTTGCGCCTGTGGCGCTCGAAGACGGTGTGTTGCTTGCCGAGTGGCTTTCTGAAAAAAAGGGAAAAGCGGTGGCGGTTGTTTTCCCCCAGCGAGGTGAGGTGCTCGCCCTGCTCAGGATTGCACAAAGGAATGCCGAAAGCGCCTTAAAGACATCGCGTCTTGCCGACGATAGTCCCGAGGAGGCACTCCGGATATTGCAGGAGAAATTATCGCTCGGCAGCATTCCCCGGCATATTGAATGTTTCGATATCTCGAACATAAGCGGGCAATATGCCGTGGGTTCGCTCGTTGCCTTCACCGACGGCGTTCCTGACAAGGGGAACTACCGGCGCTTTCGGATTCGCACGGTTTCCGGCGCCGATGACTTCGCGATGATGTACGAGGTGCTCAGCCGCCGTTATCAAAAAAAGGAGCGGTTGCCCGATCTGATTGTCGTAGATGGCGGAAAGGGGCAGCTCGGCGTTGCCGTTGCGGCGATGAAGGATCTGCAAATTGAAGGGGTGGAGCTGATCGGCCTGGCCAAGGAACGCGAGGAGGGGTATTCCCGTTCCTTCCGGTATGAAAAAACAGCAGCGCCGCCCGCCGAAGATGAAGATTTGTCCGCGGGAAGCGGGGCAGCGGGCGGAAAAAATGATCAGGGGCGAGGTCGTTCTTTCACGCCCGCCCCCGTCAAGGACACGCCGGGTAAAAGCGAGGATCGTGTCTTTCTGCCGGGGCGAAAGGATCCTGTTTACCTCTCCCGTTGGCCTTCCGCATTTTTCCTTCTGCAGCGGATTCGCGACGAGGCGCACCGCTTTGCCATTACCTATCACAGAAAGATTAGACAAAAAGGTGATTTGCAATCGCTTCTTGATCAAATTCCCGGCATTGGCCCCGCACGCAAAAAAGCTCTGCTCGTCTATTTTGGCGATCTCGGAAAAATCCGGCAGGCGTCGATGGAGGACTTGATTCGTGTCAAAGGCATCGGCGAGGATGTCGCCCGCAAGATCCTCGCCGCGCTTGCGGGCACGCGGGAAAACGTAGCTTGA
- a CDS encoding sigma 54-interacting transcriptional regulator, giving the protein MKAQLNVHKTEFNVHKAKLNDRKEPIASKQDERSPLEQVRFLELIMDNIYNGIVVTDADGYIIYFNKPYGQFLGVDPAAQIGRHITEVIENTRMHIVAKTGIAEINEPHSINGQTMVVQRIPIKQDGKVVATFGQVMFKHVSDVGKLARELDLLQSKLKLYEEELLSLRAERYTFDSILGANPLITGLKKEALRAAETSFPVLLTGESGTGKEMFAQAIHNASSRRLHPFIRINCAAIPKELFESELFGYEKGAFTGASSAGKHGKLELARKGTVFLDEIGDLPLEMQPKILRVLEEKELERIGGAKPIKLDFRLIAASNQPLEEMVSAGRFRKDLFYRLNVIRLNIPPLRERKEDIVAISKDILNRMAEELPFLETKISPEAEAILLDYDWPGNVRELINVLSRVSCQLEQDTIMPYDLPLSMRGGGRFSGGSGGTSLDTAIDAAGKDAISRALKSAGGNKTMAAASLGIHRTHLYKKMKKYGI; this is encoded by the coding sequence ATGAAAGCGCAGCTTAATGTTCACAAAACGGAGTTTAATGTTCATAAAGCAAAGCTTAATGATCGCAAAGAACCGATTGCGTCAAAACAGGACGAGCGATCCCCCTTGGAGCAAGTCAGGTTTCTGGAACTGATAATGGACAATATTTACAACGGCATCGTGGTCACCGATGCCGATGGCTATATCATTTATTTCAACAAACCCTATGGACAGTTTCTGGGGGTTGATCCGGCTGCCCAGATCGGCAGACATATAACCGAGGTTATCGAGAATACCCGAATGCACATAGTTGCAAAAACGGGAATTGCGGAGATAAACGAACCGCATTCGATCAACGGGCAGACCATGGTGGTGCAGCGCATTCCGATCAAGCAGGATGGAAAGGTTGTGGCAACATTCGGGCAGGTGATGTTCAAACATGTAAGCGATGTCGGCAAGCTTGCCCGGGAACTGGATCTGCTGCAATCAAAACTGAAGTTGTACGAGGAGGAACTGCTCAGTCTCCGGGCGGAGCGCTATACCTTTGACAGCATTCTGGGCGCTAACCCGCTGATCACCGGTCTGAAAAAAGAGGCGCTGCGAGCCGCCGAGACGAGTTTCCCTGTTCTTCTCACCGGCGAGTCCGGCACGGGAAAGGAGATGTTCGCGCAGGCAATTCACAATGCGAGTTCCCGAAGGCTGCATCCCTTTATCCGAATAAATTGCGCTGCAATCCCCAAGGAGCTTTTTGAATCGGAGCTCTTCGGATACGAAAAAGGGGCCTTTACCGGCGCCAGTTCTGCGGGTAAGCATGGCAAGCTTGAGCTGGCCCGTAAAGGAACGGTTTTTCTCGACGAGATCGGCGATCTGCCTCTCGAAATGCAGCCGAAAATCCTGCGGGTACTGGAAGAAAAGGAACTGGAGCGCATCGGTGGGGCAAAGCCGATAAAACTCGATTTTCGGCTCATCGCCGCAAGCAACCAGCCACTTGAGGAGATGGTGAGCGCGGGGAGATTTCGGAAGGATCTATTTTATCGCTTGAACGTCATCCGGCTGAACATTCCGCCGCTGCGGGAACGTAAGGAAGACATCGTTGCGATATCCAAAGACATTCTGAATCGCATGGCCGAAGAGCTTCCCTTCCTGGAAACGAAGATCAGCCCGGAGGCGGAAGCGATATTGCTCGACTACGACTGGCCGGGCAATGTCCGTGAGCTGATCAACGTGCTTAGCCGTGTGAGCTGCCAGTTGGAGCAGGATACCATCATGCCGTATGATCTTCCTTTGTCCATGCGCGGGGGCGGGAGGTTTTCCGGAGGGTCCGGCGGCACTTCCCTCGATACGGCTATTGATGCCGCTGGCAAGGATGCCATTAGCCGGGCCTTGAAATCCGCCGGAGGCAACAAGACGATGGCTGCTGCTTCGCTGGGCATCCACCGCACCCATCTCTACAAAAAGATGAAGAAATACGGGATATGA